TTCTCCCGCTGGAGGATGGCCGTTGTCTTCCCCCGCCGACCCTGGCTGATTCGGCCCCACCGCCTGCAGCGCATGCGCAAACGGCCTCGGCCTCCCGGGGCCTCGGCGTTCTGGTGAAGCGCAAGGCGGACGTCCCGCCGGGTGCTTTCCGGGTAGGCCTGGCCGCGGCCGGCTTCCCCGGCGCCGAGGCCTTAGCCGTCCCCCGCTGGTGGCGTATCCCGGTGCCGCCGGGGGAGGACCCCGAGGCCCTGGCGGCGCGGCTGCGCCAGCGCCCCGACGTCGAAACCGCCGAGGTTGACCGCCCGGTCCGCATCGCCTTCACCCCTAACGATCTTTACTACGGCTATCAGTGGAACCTCCCGCAGATCCGCGCCCCCCAGGCCTGGGACGTCATCACCGGGACCGCCGGGGTCTGGATTGCCATCGTGGACACGGGGGTGGATTACACCCATCCGGATCTCGCCTCCTCCCGGCTGTGGTTAGGGTGGGATTTCGCAAACAGCGACAACAATCCAATGGATGACCATGGCCACGGCACCCACGTGGCGGGGATCGCCGGGGCGAATACGAACAACGGCCAAGGCGTCGCCGGCGTGTGCTGGGGCTGTGACCTGCTCGCGGTGAAGGTCCTGGATGCAAGTGGAGGGGGTTATGCTTCGTGGGTGGCGGATGGGATCCGGTATGCCGCCGACTGGGGGGTGGCTTTCGGAAAGCGCACGGTCATCAACCTGAGCCTGGGGAGCCCATATCCCAGCCGCGTCCTCGCCGACGCCGTCGCCTACGCCCAGGGCCAGGGCGCCCTGATCGTGGCGGCGGCGGGGAACGATGGCGTCAATGAGCTGTTCTATCCGGCGGCCTATCCCGGGGTGATCGGCGTCGCCGCCACGGATTCCTCGGATCAGCGGGCATCATTCTCTAACTGGGGATCCCATGTGGACATCGCTGCGCCGGGAGTGAGTATCCTTTCCACAATGTGGGGGTGGTATTACTTTGCCGATGGCACCTCCATGGCCACGCCCCATGTAGCGGGGGTGGCGGGATTGGTGTGGTCGGCGGGGCCGGCCCTGACAGCGAGCCAGGTGTGCGGCGCCCTGCTCCGCACCGCTGTGGACCTGGGGACCCCCGGGCGGGATGACATCTATGGATACGGCCGGTTGAACGCCGAAGCGGCGGTCCGCAGCGTGGTGCCTCCCCCACCCGGCCCGCCTCCCGGGCCCTATCGGGTATATCTCCCGCTGGTGATGTCGCCGCCCTTCGTCTGCCCGTGAGGAGGGAACTGGCGGCCGACCCCTGAGCCCGGTTATCCTTGGAGACGCCAACTTCCCTTGCGGTAAAGGCGCTCTGATGCCGCGACCGATCCTCATCGTTCACGGTGGCGCGGGGACCATCCCGGAGGAGCGCCACGCGGCGGCGGTGGAGGGATGCCGCCGGGCGGTGCAGGCGGGATGGTCGATCCTGGAGGCCGGCGGCTTCGCCCTGGACGCGGTGGAGGCCGCCGTGCGGGTGTTAGAGGATGACCCCACCTTCAACGCCGGGCGGGGCAGCGTGCGAACCCGAGCGGGCACGGTGGAGATGGATGCCCTGATCATGGAGGGGACTACCCTGCGCGCCGGGGCCGTGGCGGCTGTCCGTCGAGTCCGCAACCCCATCCTCCTGGCCCGGGCGGTGATGGAGCGCACCCCCCATGTCCTCCTCGTGGGCCCGGCCGCGGAGGCCCTGGCCGAGCTGCTCGAGCTCCCCATGGCGGACGATGCGGAGTTGGCCGCTCCCCGGGACCGCCTGGGCGAGGAGCTCCCCCGGCCGGAAGGGTCTGTGAATCTCCGGGAGATCCTGGCGCAGGCTCTCTCCGGGCCGATGGATACCGTCGGGGCGGCGGCTATGGATGCCGCGGGCCGCCTCGCCGCCGCGGTCTCCACCGGTGGTATGTCGAACAAGTGGCCGGGCCGGGTGGGGGATTCGGCCCTCATCGGTTGCGGGGCTTATGCGGACGACCGGAGCGGGGCGGCAGTAGCCACCGGATGGGGGGAGACCCTGATGCGGGTGGTGATCGCCAAGACCGCCTGCGACTTCATGGCCCTGGGGCTCTCCGCCTCGGGTGCCGTGACGGCTGCCATCCGCCTGCTGGAGGAGCGGGTGAATGGGCGGGGCGGGCTGATCGCCATCGACCGGGAGGGCCGCATCGGCATCGCCCACAACACGCCCCATATGAGCTGGGCGTGGACCGATGGACGTGTTCTGGAGGCCGGGATCCGCGCGCCGGAGTGAGCGCGGGGCTTGGTCACCGGCGAGTCCGGAGCCGCTCCAGCTCGAGGCTGAGCCGCAGGGCGACCCCGCTGAGGACCCCAGTGAGGTGCGCGGCCAGGTAGGGGGAGATGTCCAGCTCTCGCCCCAGGATCCGGGTTTGATAGAAATAGGGGGCCCAGGCCAGCACACCCAGATAGATCAGGAGCCGGCTGAGCCAGCGCCGCCGACCACCATGCTGCGCCTCGCCTGGACGTCCTTCCATTGCCGCCGCCCGGGCCCGCAGCCGCCACCCGCCCAGCACGCCCGCGAGATGCGCCGCCAGGAAGGGGAGGATCGGCCAGTCCTCCCCCGCCACCGTCGCCGTGAGGAAGGGGACCCAGACCAGCACGCCCAGGAGGATCAGCCCGTTGCCCAGCCACCGCCATGCCTCCGGGTTGAGGGAGAAGCCCATGAAACCTCCACCATAGATGAGTTTTCTGTGCTTTCATGTTGCCCGGAGAAGCCGTGGGCGGCAAGAAGCGCGGATCCGGTTTATGGGAAGAAGGCGATGGCTCGAGTTCGTCTGGATCTTCTGCTGGTGGAGCGAGGGCTGGCGGAGAGCCGGGAGCGGGCGCAGCGCCTGATCCGCGCCGGCCGGGTCCGGGTGGGGGATCGGGTGGTGGATAAGCCCGGGGCCCTGGTGCCGCCGGACGCGCCGGTGCGGATCACCGAGCCCTTCCCCTATGTGAGCCGCGGCGGCCTGAAGCTGGCTGCTGCCCTGGCCCGCTTCCCGGTCCTCGTGCGGGGGGCGGTGTGCGCCGATGTGGGCGCTTCCACGGGGGGCTTCACCGATTGCCTGCTCCAGCATGGGGCGGCCCGGGTCTACGCCATCGATGTGGGCTACGGCCTGCTGGACATGCGGCTGCGCCAGGATCCACGGGTGATCGTGATGGAACGGACCAACGCCCGTTATCTCACGGAACTGCCGGAGCCCGTGCATCTGGTGACCATGGACGTCTCCTTCATCTCGGTCCGGCTGATCCTTCCCAATGCCCACCGCTGGCTGGTCCCGGAGGGCCACGCCATCGTGCTGGTCAAGCCTCAGTTTGAGGCCGGGCGCGCCGAGGTCAAACGGGGCGTGGTGCGCGACCGCGCGGTCCACGAACGGGTGTTGCGGACGCTGATCGAGTGGAGCCGGGCGCATGGCTGGTGGCCCCGGGGGCTGATCCCCTCGCCGCTGCTGGGGCCGGCGGGCAACGTGGAGTTCCTCCTCTGGCTGCAGAAGGGAGAGGGGCCGACGGATGTCGAAAACCTTCTCCACGAGGCGTTCGCCGAACTGGAGGCCCATCCCCCAGCCCGGGAGTAGCACCGGCTTCCATGGCCCTAACCCGAAAGTCCCGCAGGGTGAGGAGAATCCAGTTGACATTTTCTTTTGCTGTGGTAAGATAAACGCAAAAGGGATGATGGCGTCGTGGAAAGCGATGAGGCCTCATCCCGGGACAATTGAATAGAGCGTGGCACTCATCGAGAGAGGCGGAGGGACCCGGCCCGACGAAGCCTCGGCAACCTCCCGTGGAGCATCAGGGCCGACCGGGGAGCACGCCGCCCCCCGGCGGAGCGCTCCCGGGGATGGTGCCAAATCCGGCAGACGGTTCGGTCTGGGAGATGAGGTGGCCCGCAGCGGCGATGTGCCTCTTCTTCCCAGAAGAGGCTTTTGTTTTGCCCCGCCCCTCCTCCCGGCGGGGTGTTTTTATGTCCGCGCCCCGCCGGATGGGACAGGGTCGTGTAGTTCGGAAGGGGACGAACCCTCGTAAGAGGGAGTCATCCTGAATGAAAGGAGGACCCGGGATGCGGAACATCGTGGTTTCCGAAGCCGGCGGCCCTTACATCGAGGACCTTCCGGTGGAGATCGTGGAGCGGAAGGGCATCGGGCATCCGGATAGCCTGTGCGACGGCATCGCCGAGCGCATCAGCCGGGAATACACCCACTGGTGCGAGGAGCACCTGGGCGGCGCGCTGCACCACAACTTCGATAAGGTCCAGCTGGTCGCCGGAGAGGTCTCGGTGCGCTTCGGCGGCGGAGAGCTGCTGAAACCCATCCGCATCCAGATCGCCGGCCGGGGCACCCCCTACTACAACGGCCAGGCGATCCCAATGGAGACCATCGCCATCGAGGCCGCCCGGGCCTATCTGCGGGAGACCATGCGCTATCTGGATCCGGTGAAGCATGTGATCATCGACTGCTTCGCCGGGCGCGGCGCCAGCGAGCTGATCGACATCGTCCATCAGGTGACCGCCAACGACACCAGTTTCGGCGTCGCCCACTGGCCCCGCAGCGGCCTGGAGGAGGCGGTCTACCAGGCCGCCCAGTATCTCAACTACGAGCTGATCAACCAGTTCCCCATCGGCGAGGACGTCAAGGTCATGGGGCTGCGCCAGGGGAACCAGGTCATCCTGACCGTGGCCGTCCCCTTCATCGCCACCCGGGTGCACGATGCGGCGGAGTATGAAGAAGCCAAGCGGGGGGTGCAGGAGGCGCTGCAGCGCTTCGTCTCCAGCCTCCCCGCCCTGGAGGGACGAACGGTCCGGGTCGACGTCAACACCGCCGATCACGCCAAGCGGGGGGATTTCTACCTGACCCTGACCGGGACCAGCGCCGAGATGGGCGACGATGGCGCCGTCGGCCGGGGGAACCGCATCACCGGCCTGATCACCCCCTTCCGCTCCTCCAGCCTGGAGGCCGCCGCTGGCAAGAACCCCATCTCCCACGTCGGGAAGGTCTACAACGTGCTGGCCCTGGAGATCGCCCGGGACATCGTCGCCCGCCTTCCGGAGATCCGAGAGGCCACCGTGTATCTGCTCTCCCAGATCGGGAAGCCACTGGATCAGCCGCTGATCGCCAACGCCGCCGTCCGGGTCCGCTCCGGCCGGCTCACCCCGGGGATCCAGGAGGCCGTGCGGGCGATCGTGGATGAACACCTCTCCAACATCCACCAGGTCCGCCGTAAGATCATCGCCGGCGAGGTCTCCCTGTTCTGAGCCTTCCTGCCCAGGGAACGGACGCCTTCGAGGGCTGAGCGGGCGCACCGATGCCCCGCTCAGCCCTTTGGAGGAATCCTCCGCGCGATTCCCGGCTGTGTGGAGCCTGCGGGATGCCCCGACGAACCCGGATACGATGGCTGGCAGCGGTCGCCCTGCTCTGGCTCGCCGCTCTGCTCCGCTGGCTGGACCTGCCTCACATCCCCTATGGGCTCTGGTATGACGAGGCGTATTACGGGCTGGATGCGCTGCGGGTGCTGCAGGGGGAGGTGCGGATCTTTTTCCCGGAGAACAACGGCCGCGAGCCCCTGTTCATCTATCTGGTGGCCAGCGCCATCGCCATCCTGGGGCCCACCCCTTACGCGCTGCGGCTCACCGCCAGCATGATCGGCCTGCTCGCGGTGGCCGCGGCCTTCCGAATGGCATGGACGATCTCCCGGCGCTGGGAGGTGGGTGCCCTGAGCGGGGCGCTGATGGCTTTTCTGCTCTGGCCTCTGAACCTCAGCCGGGTGGGGTTCCGGGCTGGGCTGTTCCCCTTGGCGGCCGCTCTCACCCTCTGGGCCTTCACCCGCGCCGCCCGCAGCGGCCGGGAGCGGGACTGGGCTGTGGCTGGATGGATCTGGGGGCTGAGCTTCTATACCTACTTGGCCGCCCGCATAACGGTTCTCCCCATCGCCCTGGAGTTGCTGCTCGGGCGCTGGCGGGCGCCGGATCGCTTCCGGGTTCGAGCCATCGGGGCCTTCCTGGGATGCGCGCTGCTCACCGCCTCGCCGCTGATCGCCTATTTCCTCACGCACCCGGCGGAGTTCACCCTCCGTGGGGAGCAGACGGCGGCCTTCCAGGGCGGGCGCCCCTGGCTGGGGGTGGCCAAGGAACAGGCCCTGCGGGTAGGCGGGATGTTTTTCTGGCAAGGCGACTCGTATCCGCGCCACAACACCGAGAGCCGCCCGGTCTTCGATCCCCTTTTGGCCTTCGCTTTTCTGGTCGGCGGGATCCAGGCCTTTCGCCGAGCGCCTTTCACAGCCCTGTGGGGGATAGCCATGCTGCTGCCCACGTTCCTGGCTACCGAGGCCCCCCATTACCTGCGGGCCAGCGGGGCGCTGCCGGTGGTGGTCTTCTGGGCCGCCCTCGGCCTGTGGACCCTTGCCGGGGCGGCGGCCCGCTGGGCCCGCACGCCCTGGGCGGCGGCCCTCCTCCTCGGGGGCGGGCTCGGCCTCAGCTTCCCCTGGCACGCCGTCGCTTACTTCCATCCGGGATGGTGGGCCCAGGCCCAGGTGCGCGGGGCCTTCTCCCTGGATTCGTGGGAGGTGGCCCAGGAGATCCGCGCCTTCCGGCGCGCGGAGCCCTCCGGGACCGTGGTGCTCTCAGAGCGCCTCTGGGCCGGGCGGGCGGAGATGCGGTTCCTCCTCTGGGGGGAATCCGGCGTGCGGATCCGGCGGCTGACGGAGGATCCTCCCGATCCGCCCCCGGCTCCGGCGATGGTCATCGGCTGGCAATACGAGGAAGTCCCGCTCCTGCGGCGGTGGCTTCCTCCGGGCGCGCTGCTTTCGGTGCGGGCGCCGCCCCCGTGGCCGGGAGAGCGCGTTCCCCGCTACCGGGTGATGCGGGCGGAGCCGCCCGATCGGATGCGCTCGAATCTGCGCGCGGTCTTCGCGGATGGGATCGCGTTGCAGGGAGGGATGGCGGTGCGGGCGGGACGGTTCCTCACGGTGACGCTGGACTGGGAGGCGGTGGGGCAGCCCTCCCGGGATTACAGCGTCTTCGTCCACGTCTACCGGGAGACGGAGGCGCCCCGGTGGCCCCCGGCCATCCCACCGCAGGCCCAGCACGATGGCGGGATCGCCGAGGGCGCCTACAACACGGGGGTCTGGCGACCCGGCGACCGCATCCGGGAGGTTCGGGTCATCCCGCTCCCGGAGACGCTCCTTCAGGGGCCGTTAAGGGTCTGGGTGGGCCTTTACCGGTGGGAGGATGGCGCGCGCCTCCCGCTTCGGGGAGGCGGCGAGGCGGTCGCCATTCCGGTGGAGGAGGCCGAGCGCTCTGCCCGGTCCCCATAACCGTTCCGCAACGCCTCATCCGCGGTTAACCCGCCGATCGGCCTTCCCCTTCGGGCGGCCGGAGACGCCCTTCCTCAGGGGCGGAAGGAGAGAGGGTCTCCCGGAGCAGCAACCGCACCCGAGCCCGTTGGGCGATCTCCATCACGGTGAGGAAAACCGCGTTGGGCATCTCCGACGCCGGCAGCGCCCGGATCAGCGCCTGCACGGTGTCGGGATCGTTCCCCACCCGACGCAGCGCCTCCAGAGCGCGCCCCTGGATGTAGGGCGGCATCTCGGGATCCAGGGCCAGGGTCAGCAGGGTCTCCTCGAACTCCGGCCCGGCGCAGGTGACCAGGGCATCCGCGGCCGCCCGCCGCAACGGCATCGGGGTCTCCGGATTCCGAACTAGGATCCAGAAGGTCGGGAATGCCTCCGGCCCGCCGTGGCGCTCCAGGATCCGGAGGATCCCCTGGCGGACGGGGAGATCCAGGGCGCTCTCCAGAAGCAGCCGGGCCAGGGGGGCGATCAAGGTGGGATCCCACAGGTTCCCCAGGCTTTCCGCCATGGCCTGGCGGATCGCCGGATCGATCCGGACGTCCGGGAGCATGGCGAGGATCTCCGGGGCTGCCGGGCGATGATGGAGCGTGGCGAGGGTCAGGGCGATGGCCCCCCGCACATGTGGATCGATCCGCTCGTCGCGCGCCAGCCACATCAGCTCCTCGCCGATCTCCGCCGCGCCCAGGACGCCGAGGGTTTCGGCGATGGCCTGCCGCACCGAGGAGGGGATTCGCTCATCGGGCAACAGCTGGATCAGCGAACGCACCACCTCGCGCGCCCGGAGCGTCCCCAGGGCGTCGGCGATGGCCCGGCGAGCGGTCACCGGG
Above is a genomic segment from Thermoflexus hugenholtzii JAD2 containing:
- a CDS encoding methionine adenosyltransferase, coding for MRNIVVSEAGGPYIEDLPVEIVERKGIGHPDSLCDGIAERISREYTHWCEEHLGGALHHNFDKVQLVAGEVSVRFGGGELLKPIRIQIAGRGTPYYNGQAIPMETIAIEAARAYLRETMRYLDPVKHVIIDCFAGRGASELIDIVHQVTANDTSFGVAHWPRSGLEEAVYQAAQYLNYELINQFPIGEDVKVMGLRQGNQVILTVAVPFIATRVHDAAEYEEAKRGVQEALQRFVSSLPALEGRTVRVDVNTADHAKRGDFYLTLTGTSAEMGDDGAVGRGNRITGLITPFRSSSLEAAAGKNPISHVGKVYNVLALEIARDIVARLPEIREATVYLLSQIGKPLDQPLIANAAVRVRSGRLTPGIQEAVRAIVDEHLSNIHQVRRKIIAGEVSLF
- a CDS encoding S8 family peptidase, with product MRGSRRLVLVLAWILGGLPVARPWPGASGASAAPACFLPLEDGRCLPPPTLADSAPPPAAHAQTASASRGLGVLVKRKADVPPGAFRVGLAAAGFPGAEALAVPRWWRIPVPPGEDPEALAARLRQRPDVETAEVDRPVRIAFTPNDLYYGYQWNLPQIRAPQAWDVITGTAGVWIAIVDTGVDYTHPDLASSRLWLGWDFANSDNNPMDDHGHGTHVAGIAGANTNNGQGVAGVCWGCDLLAVKVLDASGGGYASWVADGIRYAADWGVAFGKRTVINLSLGSPYPSRVLADAVAYAQGQGALIVAAAGNDGVNELFYPAAYPGVIGVAATDSSDQRASFSNWGSHVDIAAPGVSILSTMWGWYYFADGTSMATPHVAGVAGLVWSAGPALTASQVCGALLRTAVDLGTPGRDDIYGYGRLNAEAAVRSVVPPPPGPPPGPYRVYLPLVMSPPFVCP
- a CDS encoding TlyA family RNA methyltransferase yields the protein MARVRLDLLLVERGLAESRERAQRLIRAGRVRVGDRVVDKPGALVPPDAPVRITEPFPYVSRGGLKLAAALARFPVLVRGAVCADVGASTGGFTDCLLQHGAARVYAIDVGYGLLDMRLRQDPRVIVMERTNARYLTELPEPVHLVTMDVSFISVRLILPNAHRWLVPEGHAIVLVKPQFEAGRAEVKRGVVRDRAVHERVLRTLIEWSRAHGWWPRGLIPSPLLGPAGNVEFLLWLQKGEGPTDVENLLHEAFAELEAHPPARE
- a CDS encoding glycosyltransferase family 39 protein, with protein sequence MPRRTRIRWLAAVALLWLAALLRWLDLPHIPYGLWYDEAYYGLDALRVLQGEVRIFFPENNGREPLFIYLVASAIAILGPTPYALRLTASMIGLLAVAAAFRMAWTISRRWEVGALSGALMAFLLWPLNLSRVGFRAGLFPLAAALTLWAFTRAARSGRERDWAVAGWIWGLSFYTYLAARITVLPIALELLLGRWRAPDRFRVRAIGAFLGCALLTASPLIAYFLTHPAEFTLRGEQTAAFQGGRPWLGVAKEQALRVGGMFFWQGDSYPRHNTESRPVFDPLLAFAFLVGGIQAFRRAPFTALWGIAMLLPTFLATEAPHYLRASGALPVVVFWAALGLWTLAGAAARWARTPWAAALLLGGGLGLSFPWHAVAYFHPGWWAQAQVRGAFSLDSWEVAQEIRAFRRAEPSGTVVLSERLWAGRAEMRFLLWGESGVRIRRLTEDPPDPPPAPAMVIGWQYEEVPLLRRWLPPGALLSVRAPPPWPGERVPRYRVMRAEPPDRMRSNLRAVFADGIALQGGMAVRAGRFLTVTLDWEAVGQPSRDYSVFVHVYRETEAPRWPPAIPPQAQHDGGIAEGAYNTGVWRPGDRIREVRVIPLPETLLQGPLRVWVGLYRWEDGARLPLRGGGEAVAIPVEEAERSARSP
- a CDS encoding isoaspartyl peptidase/L-asparaginase family protein, producing the protein MPRPILIVHGGAGTIPEERHAAAVEGCRRAVQAGWSILEAGGFALDAVEAAVRVLEDDPTFNAGRGSVRTRAGTVEMDALIMEGTTLRAGAVAAVRRVRNPILLARAVMERTPHVLLVGPAAEALAELLELPMADDAELAAPRDRLGEELPRPEGSVNLREILAQALSGPMDTVGAAAMDAAGRLAAAVSTGGMSNKWPGRVGDSALIGCGAYADDRSGAAVATGWGETLMRVVIAKTACDFMALGLSASGAVTAAIRLLEERVNGRGGLIAIDREGRIGIAHNTPHMSWAWTDGRVLEAGIRAPE